A single region of the Pirellulales bacterium genome encodes:
- the queC gene encoding 7-cyano-7-deazaguanine synthase QueC, with product MARPAVVLLSGGLDSATTAAMARAEGFELTALTVEYGQRHHCEVAAAERVAQTLGVRRHVVERVDLSGMGGSALLSTADVPKGRSADDMEHGIPVTYVPARNTVLLALALGLAEVTGAADLFVGVNAVDYSGYPDCRPEFIAAFERLANLATKAGVEGTLEFKVHAPLIRLTKAEIIRRGTALGLDYGLTHSCYDPTPAGLSCGQCDSCLIRRRGFADAGLVDPLPYAN from the coding sequence ATGGCACGTCCCGCGGTCGTTTTACTCTCCGGCGGACTCGATTCCGCCACCACCGCGGCCATGGCGCGGGCCGAGGGATTTGAACTGACAGCCCTCACGGTCGAATACGGTCAACGCCACCATTGCGAAGTGGCCGCCGCCGAGCGTGTGGCCCAGACGCTCGGCGTGCGCCGCCACGTGGTCGAGCGAGTGGACCTCTCCGGCATGGGGGGCAGTGCCCTCTTATCGACAGCGGACGTCCCCAAAGGACGCAGCGCCGACGACATGGAGCATGGTATCCCGGTAACTTATGTTCCGGCGCGCAATACGGTGCTGCTGGCACTCGCCCTGGGCCTGGCCGAGGTAACCGGCGCGGCCGATCTTTTCGTGGGAGTCAACGCGGTCGATTACAGTGGATATCCCGACTGCCGTCCCGAGTTCATCGCGGCCTTCGAACGGCTCGCGAACCTGGCAACCAAGGCCGGCGTCGAAGGAACGTTGGAGTTCAAGGTTCATGCCCCCCTCATCCGCCTGACCAAGGCCGAGATCATTCGGCGCGGCACGGCGCTGGGGCTCGACTACGGACTCACGCACAGTTGCTACGATCCCACGCCCGCGGGCTTGAGCTGCGGGCAGTGCGATTCGTGCCTGATTCGCCGACGAGGTTTCGCCGACGCGGGACTCGTCGATCCCCTGCCCTACGCGAATTGA
- a CDS encoding 7-carboxy-7-deazaguanine synthase QueE, which produces MKIAEIYASVQGEGFLTGTPSIFVRTSGCNLRCTFCDTPYTSWTPEGEELSLDDILARVEPLTEQHAVITGGEPMLYAELVSLAAELRRRGKHITIETAGTLDLPIECDLMSISPKLSNSTPTAERDARWHVRHEHSRHVPEVIRRLTRDYAYQLKFVIDRPEDCDEVERYLEEFPAVDRRRVLLMPQGVDLPQLHARQLWLEPYAERHGYTYCPRRHIEWYGFVRGK; this is translated from the coding sequence GTGAAGATTGCCGAGATCTATGCCTCCGTGCAGGGCGAAGGGTTCCTGACCGGAACGCCGAGCATCTTCGTGCGCACGAGCGGCTGCAATCTGCGCTGCACGTTTTGCGACACGCCCTACACCTCGTGGACGCCCGAGGGGGAAGAGCTTTCGCTGGACGACATCCTGGCCCGTGTCGAACCGCTGACCGAGCAGCACGCGGTCATCACGGGGGGGGAGCCGATGCTTTACGCCGAGTTGGTTTCTCTGGCAGCCGAATTGCGCCGGCGCGGCAAGCACATCACAATCGAGACGGCGGGCACGCTCGACTTGCCGATCGAGTGCGACCTGATGTCGATCAGTCCAAAACTCTCGAACTCGACCCCCACCGCCGAGCGCGACGCACGCTGGCACGTTCGCCACGAGCACTCGCGGCACGTGCCCGAGGTGATTCGCCGCCTGACGCGCGACTATGCCTACCAGTTGAAATTCGTGATCGATCGGCCGGAAGATTGCGACGAGGTGGAGCGGTATCTCGAGGAGTTTCCCGCGGTCGATCGTCGCCGCGTGCTGCTCATGCCGCAGGGAGTCGACCTGCCCCAACTGCACGCACGCCAGCTATGGCTAGAGCCCTATGCCGAACGGCACGGCTACACCTACTGCCCCCGGCGCCACATCGAGTGGTACGGCTTCGTGCGGGGGAAGTAG